In the genome of Leptospiraceae bacterium, one region contains:
- a CDS encoding SpoIIE family protein phosphatase — MRTIILKIISLLFVSFPLTSLSFDFFENRPKQGYELKNWKMRIGAYPTKNANPIYLSEITSDIPGLKEYNSKEWKEIDFPIKYERISAEKPLVALSFLTTFKLSELNLDYQHNKISLHIPYFTIISDVYLNGQLIASFGKVNFENQTYEKMGFRRHALVVLPTNLLREENELIFVVYTLYPYNLNVEKKFNDVPFEINYFEEHIKIHIEAFTFMLSFLYLFVGLYHLLLYSKRPKERYNLWFGLFSVFISFYYVTRSNYIYVLAENLGIDSLMILRLDYSSIFLTSIWGLLFYEEFHYLRLTLFAKIISSIILLYTISVWLFDYYVASLVLSYWQKTTLVILVYALGIVVYYSVKKNQDSIRLLIGMMIFVSTAVLDILGAMGIGLFNYQLARYGFFAFVIGIAFVLANKFLRVYQEVEELNVHLEEKVKERTAELQLSLDEIRRLKEQQDGDYFLTSLLVQPLIFNDVNSEVVGIQTYLKQKKEFQFKKWHREIGGDVIITQSINLKQRPYVFVFNGDAMGKSLQGAGGSLVAGVIIKSILTRTILYSEYQNRYPEKWLKELFIELHNVFESFDGSMLLSGFLGLIDEQTGTLYYVYAEHPYPVLYRKNRAEFLDQQTEFKKFGTPGLVGKVYILMKELKPGDMVFVGSDGKDDILFSLNGKEAVNEDETLFLRIIEESQGDLQKIVENIASRGKIIDDISIVKITYKEDIQDQPHHQDTISSEIKSKIRMLQHNEKWNELLEYIESLEQSYHSSQFLYKEMILTNYKLENYQKTIQLGEDYLNVYPYDNDVLIRVARSYLLSKNYSKAFEHAERLYIRDPNNVSNLILMINCCHLLGDNRRAVKILNQLLTLAPEKEETKKLRKMLLGS, encoded by the coding sequence ATGAGGACAATCATATTGAAAATCATCAGCCTTTTATTCGTATCTTTCCCTTTAACAAGCTTGAGTTTTGACTTTTTTGAAAATCGTCCAAAACAAGGGTATGAACTAAAAAACTGGAAGATGCGGATTGGAGCGTATCCAACGAAAAATGCCAACCCGATTTATTTATCAGAAATAACCTCAGATATTCCTGGTTTAAAAGAATACAATTCCAAAGAATGGAAGGAAATAGATTTTCCCATAAAATACGAACGAATTTCAGCTGAAAAACCATTGGTGGCACTTTCGTTTCTGACAACCTTTAAATTATCTGAACTGAATCTTGACTATCAACATAATAAAATTAGTTTGCATATTCCTTACTTCACGATCATTTCAGATGTATATCTGAATGGTCAACTCATTGCCAGTTTTGGAAAAGTCAATTTTGAAAATCAAACCTATGAAAAGATGGGGTTTCGAAGGCATGCTTTAGTGGTATTGCCGACAAATCTTCTTCGCGAAGAAAATGAATTGATTTTCGTTGTTTATACCCTGTATCCTTATAATTTGAATGTAGAAAAAAAATTTAACGATGTTCCTTTTGAAATCAACTACTTCGAAGAACACATAAAAATTCATATTGAAGCATTTACCTTCATGCTATCATTTTTATACTTATTTGTGGGTTTATATCACTTACTTTTATACTCAAAAAGACCTAAAGAAAGATATAATTTGTGGTTTGGGCTTTTTTCTGTGTTCATTAGTTTTTATTATGTTACGAGATCAAACTATATTTATGTCCTTGCAGAAAATCTGGGTATAGATTCCTTAATGATTTTGAGGTTAGACTATTCTTCTATTTTTTTAACCTCTATTTGGGGATTATTGTTTTATGAAGAATTCCATTACCTAAGACTGACTTTATTTGCAAAAATCATTTCTTCTATAATTTTGCTTTATACTATCAGTGTTTGGCTATTTGATTATTATGTAGCTTCTCTTGTTTTGAGTTATTGGCAGAAAACAACTCTTGTGATATTAGTTTATGCATTAGGCATAGTGGTTTATTATTCTGTTAAAAAAAATCAAGACTCGATTAGGCTCTTGATAGGAATGATGATTTTTGTATCAACAGCCGTTTTAGATATTCTTGGAGCCATGGGGATTGGTCTTTTTAACTATCAGTTGGCAAGGTATGGTTTTTTTGCTTTTGTGATTGGGATTGCTTTTGTCTTGGCAAACAAATTTTTACGGGTGTATCAAGAAGTGGAAGAGTTAAACGTTCATTTAGAGGAAAAGGTAAAAGAAAGAACAGCAGAGCTACAATTATCTTTAGATGAAATTAGAAGGCTCAAAGAACAACAAGATGGCGATTATTTCCTCACTTCCTTGTTGGTTCAGCCATTAATCTTTAATGATGTGAACTCAGAGGTAGTAGGAATCCAAACTTACCTTAAACAAAAAAAAGAATTCCAGTTTAAAAAATGGCATCGAGAGATCGGCGGAGATGTAATCATAACTCAAAGTATTAACCTCAAACAGAGACCTTATGTGTTCGTGTTTAATGGTGATGCCATGGGGAAATCCCTTCAAGGTGCTGGCGGTTCCCTTGTTGCAGGTGTGATTATCAAATCCATTCTGACTCGAACAATTTTGTATTCTGAGTATCAAAACCGATATCCTGAAAAATGGCTAAAAGAACTTTTTATAGAACTCCATAATGTTTTTGAATCCTTTGATGGTTCAATGCTTTTGTCAGGATTTTTGGGTTTAATTGATGAGCAAACAGGAACTTTATACTACGTGTATGCAGAACATCCTTATCCTGTTTTGTATCGAAAAAACAGAGCTGAATTTTTGGATCAGCAAACAGAATTCAAGAAATTTGGAACTCCCGGACTTGTGGGAAAAGTATACATTCTTATGAAGGAATTAAAACCAGGAGATATGGTTTTTGTTGGTTCAGATGGAAAGGATGATATTTTGTTTTCTCTTAATGGAAAAGAAGCGGTAAATGAAGATGAAACTTTATTTCTTCGAATAATAGAAGAATCTCAAGGAGATTTACAAAAGATTGTAGAAAACATCGCCTCCCGAGGAAAAATCATTGATGATATAAGCATTGTCAAAATCACCTACAAAGAAGACATACAAGATCAACCCCATCATCAAGATACCATAAGTAGCGAAATAAAATCCAAAATCCGAATGCTTCAACATAATGAAAAATGGAATGAACTTTTGGAATACATAGAAAGTTTAGAACAATCTTATCATAGCTCTCAGTTTTTGTATAAAGAAATGATACTGACAAACTACAAATTAGAAAACTACCAAAAGACTATTCAGCTCGGAGAAGATTATTTAAATGTATATCCCTACGATAATGATGTTTTGATAAGAGTAGCTCGATCCTATTTATTGAGTAAAAATTATAGCAAAGCCTTTGAGCATGCAGAAAGATTGTACATACGGGATCCAAATAATGTTTCCAATTTGATTCTCATGATAAATTGTTGCCATCTTCTGGGCGATAACAGAAGAGCAGTCAAAATTCTCAATCAACTCCTCACCCTCGCACCCGAAAAAGAAGAAACAAAAAAACTCAGAAAGATGTTGTTGGGATCTTGA
- a CDS encoding M48 family metallopeptidase produces MYLEKSYPEDSRYMERTRESFKSYVLKWAQKIGVANKIMSIHLRPMKKKIASCSSKGRLTFDPGILKESQEKMDYIIVHELLHLRYPNHGKMFKLLLKIYLKKKT; encoded by the coding sequence ATGTATTTAGAGAAAAGCTATCCCGAAGATTCGAGATACATGGAAAGAACGAGGGAAAGCTTTAAATCCTATGTCCTCAAGTGGGCTCAAAAGATAGGTGTTGCTAATAAGATTATGTCTATTCACCTAAGACCCATGAAGAAAAAAATTGCCAGTTGTTCAAGTAAAGGAAGGCTCACCTTCGATCCCGGTATCTTAAAAGAAAGTCAAGAAAAGATGGACTACATAATAGTTCATGAGCTCTTACACCTTAGATATCCTAATCATGGAAAGATGTTTAAGCTTCTACTGAAAATTTACTTAAAGAAAAAAACTTAA
- a CDS encoding amino acid permease, with protein sequence MSPVQVKEQPRIKEKEKLKRQIGLWTAMFVVMASMIGSGIFGNTGIIQSAVQNSYMVLFLWFIGGIIALAGALSYAELSTLMPHAGGEYVYLKNIFGLLPSFLTGWVSFIVAFSAPAAASGLLASEYLHKALIVFDPHHEITHFFDKEEGRKIFASSLIVLFTLIHIIEVKKGGYIQNFLTILKVSLIILFLFLGFSVIFQNSNYQIQQNLKNDPVAWNGIGLGLLFVMFAYSGWNGATYLAEEIQNPEKNLPRALIGGTVIVMILYLLLNLLYYWSTPATEFEGKEAIAAITAKNLFGNHVTIFFNIGFFVILLSTISATIMVGPRVYYAMARDNLFFRAAAHLHPKFHTPIISFLIQGILAIIYIWSGTYEQIQTYMGFALSVFPLLSVIGLMYLKKKNRNLKGPYQTPLYPLFPLIFIIFSIITMVVSFIGRPFECSVAILAILMGIPFYLVWTKYVLKNKET encoded by the coding sequence ATGAGTCCAGTTCAGGTAAAAGAACAACCAAGGATAAAAGAGAAAGAGAAGCTGAAACGCCAAATCGGTTTATGGACGGCAATGTTTGTGGTAATGGCAAGCATGATAGGTTCTGGTATTTTCGGAAATACAGGTATCATTCAATCAGCAGTTCAAAATTCATATATGGTTTTGTTTTTGTGGTTTATAGGGGGCATCATCGCTTTGGCGGGTGCTTTGTCTTACGCAGAACTTTCTACTTTGATGCCTCATGCTGGAGGTGAGTATGTTTACTTAAAAAATATCTTTGGATTGCTTCCCTCATTTTTGACAGGTTGGGTTTCCTTCATAGTTGCGTTTTCTGCACCTGCAGCAGCGTCTGGACTTTTAGCCAGTGAGTATTTACACAAGGCTTTGATCGTTTTCGATCCCCATCACGAAATCACACACTTTTTTGACAAAGAAGAAGGAAGAAAAATCTTTGCAAGTTCTTTGATTGTTTTGTTCACATTAATACATATCATTGAAGTTAAAAAAGGAGGGTATATCCAAAATTTTCTGACTATCTTGAAGGTATCTTTGATTATATTGTTTTTGTTTTTAGGTTTTTCGGTGATCTTCCAAAACTCAAATTATCAGATACAACAAAACTTAAAAAACGATCCTGTTGCTTGGAATGGGATTGGATTAGGACTTCTTTTCGTCATGTTTGCGTATAGTGGTTGGAATGGTGCTACTTACTTAGCAGAAGAAATCCAAAATCCCGAGAAAAATCTACCTCGAGCTCTCATCGGGGGAACCGTGATTGTGATGATTTTATATCTTTTGCTAAATCTTTTGTATTACTGGTCAACACCAGCAACTGAGTTCGAAGGGAAAGAAGCCATTGCCGCTATTACCGCAAAAAACCTTTTTGGGAATCATGTGACCATTTTTTTCAACATTGGATTTTTCGTGATCCTTCTTTCGACAATTTCTGCAACCATCATGGTGGGACCACGAGTTTACTATGCAATGGCGAGGGATAATTTATTTTTCCGAGCGGCAGCTCACCTTCATCCAAAGTTTCATACACCCATCATATCGTTTCTGATACAAGGAATCCTAGCCATCATTTACATATGGAGCGGTACTTACGAACAGATCCAAACCTACATGGGCTTCGCTTTGTCTGTTTTTCCTTTATTATCTGTAATTGGTTTAATGTATTTAAAAAAGAAAAATCGAAACCTCAAAGGTCCTTACCAAACGCCACTTTATCCGTTATTTCCTTTGATTTTTATCATCTTTTCTATCATCACAATGGTTGTGAGCTTCATTGGTCGTCCCTTTGAATGTAGCGTTGCAATTTTGGCAATTTTGATGGGTATCCCCTTTTACTTGGTATGGACAAAATATGTTTTAAAAAACAAAGAAACGTAG
- a CDS encoding UvrD-helicase domain-containing protein encodes MLSLKEKIKKELLENLNPNQKIAVQHRQGPLLIFAGAGSGKTRVITHRIAYLIRIYEVPPESILAVTFTNKAAEEMKERVQKLIGPYSERVTIKTFHGLGLQILRENYGKLNLKSNFSVYDQASQKSLAKRISKTLKLEASDFTIGQLLEKIHRARDDYLNPDEYYEQNLNNHQIDVVYQFYKEYINELRANNAVDFGDLLYESVKLLENYPELLEEYQARWKYLMIDEYQDTNKVQYLLVMMISKKHQNIAVVGDDDQCIYSWRGAKIENIWNFQKDFPQAKIVKLEENYRSTQQILDLANKLIRYNQRRIEKKLHTKSEGVKPVFFSGLNEHDEIQKIVFEIQKLKSQCPLDEMAIFYRTNAQSRIIEQVLRENRISYVIHSGIRFFDRKEIKDILSYLQFLYNPYDFDSFVRMIENPPKGIGEKTVEKIQEYAKKHNSDYLLAVEKILEEKVIKNPKKLLEFKEKLYAWKEKVDKVALSDFVKTIVEESGVIAYYEKDLSPEGSSRIENIREFIQSVVEYEQKKREANQEITLRDYLQEIALLSSEEVNFDEHHQKGIQLMTLHNAKGLEFEIVFIVGLAEGIFPHYLSTSEEEIEEERRLLYVGMTRAKKRLYLSYAKTRDRYEQVETNQPSRFLIEMELLPKEETITKSDFEEVEEPEGKENKEYRIGDFFLHEKYGIGRLENLEEVAGKVILTLKFQNGSKKRFLADHYSIRKI; translated from the coding sequence ATGCTTTCTTTAAAAGAAAAAATCAAAAAAGAATTATTAGAGAATTTGAATCCAAATCAAAAAATTGCGGTCCAACATCGTCAAGGACCTCTTTTGATTTTTGCGGGTGCTGGTTCTGGAAAAACTCGTGTGATCACCCACCGCATTGCATACCTGATACGAATTTATGAGGTTCCACCTGAATCCATTTTGGCTGTCACTTTCACCAACAAAGCCGCCGAAGAAATGAAAGAAAGGGTCCAGAAGTTGATCGGACCTTATTCAGAAAGAGTCACTATTAAAACCTTCCACGGCTTGGGATTACAAATTTTGAGGGAAAATTATGGCAAGCTAAATTTAAAATCCAATTTTAGTGTTTATGATCAAGCTTCTCAAAAAAGCTTAGCAAAACGAATCTCCAAAACTCTAAAACTCGAAGCTTCAGATTTTACAATAGGTCAGCTTTTAGAGAAAATCCATCGAGCTCGAGATGATTATTTAAACCCAGATGAGTACTACGAACAAAATCTAAACAACCACCAAATCGATGTGGTCTATCAATTCTATAAAGAATATATAAATGAGCTGAGAGCTAACAATGCCGTAGACTTTGGAGATTTGCTTTATGAATCCGTCAAGCTCTTGGAGAATTATCCTGAGTTGTTGGAAGAATACCAAGCTCGATGGAAATACCTGATGATTGATGAATATCAAGATACCAACAAGGTTCAATATCTCTTGGTGATGATGATTTCGAAGAAACACCAGAACATCGCGGTGGTGGGAGATGACGATCAATGTATTTATTCGTGGAGAGGAGCAAAAATTGAAAACATTTGGAACTTTCAAAAAGACTTTCCTCAAGCAAAAATCGTCAAGTTAGAAGAAAACTATCGAAGCACCCAACAGATTTTGGATTTAGCAAATAAATTGATACGCTATAACCAACGTAGAATAGAGAAGAAATTACATACTAAAAGTGAAGGGGTAAAGCCAGTTTTTTTCTCGGGTTTGAATGAGCATGATGAGATCCAAAAGATTGTTTTTGAAATCCAAAAATTAAAAAGCCAATGCCCTTTGGATGAAATGGCGATTTTCTATCGAACCAATGCCCAATCAAGAATCATAGAACAAGTATTAAGGGAAAATCGAATTTCTTATGTAATACATAGTGGGATTAGGTTTTTTGATCGAAAAGAAATCAAAGATATTTTGAGCTATCTGCAATTTCTCTATAACCCATATGATTTTGATAGTTTTGTCAGGATGATAGAAAATCCCCCCAAAGGCATTGGCGAAAAAACCGTAGAAAAAATTCAAGAATACGCAAAAAAACACAATTCTGATTATTTATTAGCTGTCGAAAAAATCCTCGAGGAGAAAGTCATAAAAAACCCTAAAAAGCTCCTTGAGTTTAAAGAAAAGTTATACGCTTGGAAGGAAAAAGTCGATAAGGTAGCTCTCTCAGATTTCGTTAAAACCATCGTAGAAGAAAGCGGGGTCATAGCCTATTACGAAAAGGATTTAAGTCCCGAAGGAAGCTCACGTATCGAAAACATAAGAGAGTTTATACAAAGTGTAGTGGAATACGAACAGAAAAAACGGGAAGCCAATCAAGAAATCACCTTACGTGATTACTTACAAGAAATTGCATTGTTGAGTTCCGAAGAAGTCAATTTCGATGAACACCATCAAAAAGGAATACAGCTCATGACCCTACACAATGCAAAAGGACTGGAATTCGAAATAGTGTTTATTGTAGGTTTGGCCGAGGGGATTTTTCCCCACTATTTATCTACCTCCGAAGAAGAAATCGAGGAGGAACGAAGGCTTTTATACGTAGGAATGACGAGAGCTAAAAAACGCTTGTATCTTTCCTACGCAAAAACACGAGACCGCTATGAACAAGTAGAAACCAATCAACCATCACGATTTCTCATTGAGATGGAACTCCTACCCAAAGAGGAAACAATAACTAAATCAGACTTCGAAGAAGTCGAAGAACCCGAAGGAAAAGAAAACAAAGAATATCGTATTGGTGATTTCTTCTTACACGAAAAATACGGGATTGGAAGATTAGAAAACTTAGAAGAAGTTGCAGGAAAAGTGATACTGACTTTGAAATTTCAAAACGGCTCAAAGAAAAGATTTCTTGCAGATCACTACTCAATAAGAAAAATATAA
- a CDS encoding type I restriction endonuclease subunit R, translating to MKFGSEKYAVQNPILSYVREAQTEYNFANTGWHYISKDELSKLRLDNNQIILENIFLSKIKSLNPFLSDDEAKEVLKQLKGVRPDIEGNLTVWQFLKGLRSLYIQSEKRQRNIRLIDTENINNNDFHVTEEFEFTNGIRSIRQDVVFFINGIPVIFIEAKAPYVLQGMDIALEQVLRYHRECPELLAVEQVLVLTHLIKFLYGSTWNANSKNLYNWKEELRGDFESLVKAFFDRERIVRLITDYILFVRKDELLQKVILRPHQMRAVERVIDRAKDKQKRRGLIWHTQGSGKTYTMIVIAKKLIEDPVFENSTVIMLVDRNELESQLFGNIQAVGIEHVEVAESKKHLQRILKEQRKGLIVSTIHKFEGMPEKMSTRDNIFVLIDEAHRTTSGKLGNYLMGALPNATYIGFTGTPIDKTSRGKNTFLIFGREDPPKGYLDKYSIAESIEDGTTVPIHYKLAPNELRIDKELLEKEFFELKETEGLSDIEELNSLLDKAINLKNAIKSVNRIERVAEYIAKHYKEYVEPLGYKAFVVAVDREACALYKEKLDKHLPEDYSKVIYSPHYNDPEFMARYHLSEEEEKRIRKNFLDPEAMPKILIVTNKLLTGFDAPVLYAMYLDKPMRDHVLLQTIARINRPYEDKEGRKKPAGLVIDFIGIFERLEKALAFDSTDIEGIIKDIEVLKERFLELIEEAKTEYLEYLRQHVPEDKKVEFILGYFSDKEKREDFYSFFKELNDIYNILSPDEFLRPYLSDMETLTRIYKIVLEAYDPSVKIKKALTTKIEELLRKNVKQSEIKDALEVYEINEHTIKILEEKNISEQEKVFNLSKSIAVHIQKEGHNFPYLLSIGERAEKIMSQFRNKQITTKEALSELKKILDEINHSRQEQIAKGMKKDEFTIYWILKQEQVETPKENARECQIIMDQYPYWKSNQAQEREIKKRILALLDKIVEPERASAILEKIIDTLKEEGN from the coding sequence ATGAAATTCGGTTCTGAAAAATATGCGGTTCAGAATCCCATCCTAAGTTATGTTCGTGAGGCACAGACAGAATATAATTTTGCGAACACGGGATGGCATTACATAAGCAAAGATGAGCTTAGTAAATTAAGACTTGATAATAACCAAATCATATTAGAAAACATATTCCTTTCTAAAATCAAATCACTAAATCCCTTTCTTTCTGACGATGAGGCAAAAGAGGTTTTAAAACAGCTTAAAGGAGTAAGACCAGATATTGAAGGAAATCTTACGGTCTGGCAATTCTTGAAAGGGCTTAGAAGCCTTTATATACAAAGTGAAAAGAGACAGAGAAACATACGCCTTATTGACACAGAAAACATCAATAACAATGATTTTCATGTTACTGAAGAGTTTGAATTCACAAATGGCATCAGGTCTATAAGGCAGGACGTAGTATTTTTTATCAACGGCATACCTGTGATTTTTATTGAAGCAAAAGCTCCTTATGTGCTTCAGGGAATGGATATTGCTCTTGAGCAGGTGCTTAGATACCATAGAGAATGTCCCGAGCTTTTAGCCGTTGAGCAGGTACTTGTCCTTACCCATCTTATTAAATTCCTCTACGGCTCTACATGGAATGCAAATTCAAAAAACCTCTATAACTGGAAAGAAGAATTACGGGGAGATTTTGAATCACTCGTAAAAGCCTTTTTTGATAGAGAAAGGATTGTCAGGCTTATCACTGATTACATTCTTTTTGTTCGCAAGGATGAACTTTTGCAAAAAGTAATCTTAAGACCACACCAGATGAGGGCAGTTGAAAGGGTCATTGATAGGGCAAAGGATAAACAAAAAAGGCGTGGTCTTATCTGGCATACCCAGGGCTCTGGAAAGACCTATACGATGATCGTTATAGCTAAAAAACTTATTGAAGATCCAGTTTTTGAAAACTCCACAGTGATTATGCTTGTTGATAGAAACGAGCTTGAATCCCAGCTTTTTGGAAATATTCAAGCTGTGGGTATAGAGCATGTAGAAGTTGCTGAAAGCAAAAAGCACCTGCAAAGAATCTTAAAAGAACAAAGAAAAGGGTTGATTGTTTCTACGATACATAAGTTTGAGGGAATGCCTGAAAAGATGAGCACAAGGGATAATATCTTTGTTTTGATTGATGAGGCTCATAGGACTACTTCAGGAAAATTAGGAAACTATCTTATGGGTGCCCTTCCTAATGCTACTTATATTGGATTCACAGGCACACCAATAGACAAAACATCTCGTGGCAAAAACACCTTCTTAATCTTTGGAAGAGAGGATCCCCCCAAAGGCTATCTTGATAAATATAGCATTGCTGAGTCCATCGAAGATGGGACAACTGTCCCCATTCATTATAAACTTGCACCTAATGAACTTAGGATTGATAAGGAACTTTTAGAAAAAGAGTTTTTTGAATTGAAGGAAACAGAGGGATTAAGTGATATTGAAGAACTTAATAGCTTGCTGGATAAGGCTATAAACCTTAAAAATGCTATCAAAAGCGTAAACAGAATAGAAAGAGTAGCAGAGTATATAGCAAAGCATTATAAGGAATATGTTGAGCCCCTTGGTTATAAAGCCTTTGTTGTAGCAGTGGATAGAGAAGCCTGCGCCCTCTATAAAGAGAAACTTGACAAACACTTGCCAGAAGATTACTCAAAGGTTATTTACAGCCCTCATTATAATGATCCAGAATTTATGGCTCGATATCATCTCTCTGAGGAGGAAGAAAAGCGCATTAGAAAAAACTTCTTAGACCCTGAAGCGATGCCAAAAATATTGATAGTGACGAATAAACTGCTTACGGGCTTTGATGCTCCTGTGCTTTATGCAATGTATCTTGATAAGCCCATGCGTGATCATGTGCTTTTACAAACAATTGCAAGGATAAATCGACCCTACGAAGACAAAGAAGGTAGAAAGAAACCTGCTGGGCTTGTGATTGATTTTATTGGGATATTTGAAAGGCTTGAAAAAGCTCTTGCTTTTGATTCTACGGATATTGAAGGAATTATAAAAGATATTGAGGTTCTGAAAGAAAGGTTTTTAGAATTAATTGAAGAGGCAAAGACAGAATATCTTGAATACCTACGACAGCATGTACCTGAGGATAAGAAAGTTGAATTCATTCTTGGTTATTTCTCAGACAAAGAAAAGAGAGAGGATTTTTATAGTTTTTTTAAAGAGCTAAACGATATTTACAACATCCTTTCTCCTGATGAGTTCTTGAGACCTTACCTTTCTGATATGGAAACTCTTACAAGGATATATAAGATTGTCCTCGAAGCTTACGATCCATCAGTAAAAATTAAAAAAGCACTTACAACCAAGATCGAAGAATTACTTAGAAAGAATGTTAAGCAAAGTGAGATAAAAGATGCCTTAGAGGTTTATGAAATTAATGAGCATACCATTAAGATACTTGAAGAAAAGAATATATCAGAGCAAGAAAAGGTCTTTAATCTTAGTAAAAGCATAGCTGTTCACATCCAGAAAGAAGGTCATAACTTCCCCTATCTCTTATCCATAGGTGAAAGGGCGGAAAAAATAATGAGTCAGTTTAGAAATAAGCAGATTACCACTAAGGAGGCTCTTTCAGAACTCAAAAAAATTTTAGATGAGATAAATCATTCTCGACAAGAACAGATCGCAAAGGGTATGAAAAAAGATGAGTTCACCATATATTGGATACTAAAGCAGGAACAGGTAGAGACCCCTAAAGAGAATGCAAGGGAATGCCAAATTATAATGGATCAGTATCCTTACTGGAAAAGTAATCAAGCTCAAGAAAGAGAAATAAAGAAAAGAATACTCGCACTTTTAGATAAAATTGTTGAACCAGAAAGAGCAAGCGCTATTCTTGAAAAAATTATTGATACCTTGAAGGAAGAAGGAAATTAA
- a CDS encoding restriction endonuclease subunit S: protein PRPKGDPKFYGGNIPRLMVQDVTRDYKYVIPRLDYLTLEGAKKSRFLPKGTVIIQVSGNPGTPCILGIDACIHDGFAALIDLDRTKINDEFIFYYFDYSKSLYKQLAFGAIFQNLQTYSISKFLIPIPPLPEQKVIAHILQTIDDKIQKEEAKKKALENLFKSMLHNLMSGKIRVKSSME from the coding sequence TCCAAGACCAAAAGGTGATCCAAAATTTTATGGTGGTAATATCCCAAGGTTAATGGTTCAAGATGTTACAAGAGATTACAAATATGTTATTCCAAGATTAGATTATTTAACTCTTGAAGGTGCGAAAAAAAGTAGATTCCTTCCTAAAGGAACAGTAATAATCCAAGTTAGTGGTAATCCAGGAACACCTTGTATATTGGGAATTGATGCTTGTATACACGATGGTTTCGCTGCATTGATTGATTTAGATAGGACAAAAATTAATGATGAATTTATTTTTTATTATTTCGACTACTCTAAATCATTATATAAACAATTAGCATTTGGAGCGATATTTCAAAATTTACAAACATATTCAATAAGTAAATTTTTAATCCCTATTCCTCCTCTCCCAGAACAGAAAGTAATCGCTCATATTCTTCAAACCATTGATGATAAAATTCAAAAAGAAGAAGCAAAGAAAAAAGCACTTGAGAATTTATTTAAAAGCATGCTACATAATTTGATGAGTGGTAAGATAAGAGTTAAAAGCAGCATGGAATAA